A window of Candidatus Xiphinematobacter sp. Idaho Grape contains these coding sequences:
- the rseP gene encoding RIP metalloprotease RseP, whose product MKMANMEMVFEAGKTALILLEVVLIFNFIIIVHELGHFFAAWQCGLKVDKFSIWFGPALWKKTIAGVEYRVGCIPAGGFVSIPQMASVESTREKPGNFLPIVSPWGKILVALSGPLFSLLLALVFAVLVWILGRPVSEPETTTVIGYVDPGGPAASAGIRVGDKILAVDGHPVSRFAGAGQVSDTIVWNVARSEKPAVQISLDRGGERISLEVTPIVPRTNSLERKALRQIGIAPAQLPIIANIFENSPAWLAGLRKRDAIVAADNRTVYSVMELTEIIKGHGIQPIELTVQRSEHTLRIAIIPCILQGRKSPYLGILWDNRGRMNTSHPTPIDQVIAGAQTIWETIVAITSKKSEIKMQHLSGFVGIMHLYYLSFVAPEGWKMALWFSVALNVNVAILNLLPIPPLDGGHILLSLFEGICRRPIQKSALEKVQAVFTLLLIGFMLYLTFYDIQDFPWKVHNHNASQK is encoded by the coding sequence ATGAAGATGGCTAACATGGAGATGGTCTTTGAGGCTGGAAAGACCGCCCTCATTCTTCTAGAAGTTGTACTGATCTTCAACTTTATCATCATCGTCCATGAGCTGGGACACTTTTTTGCTGCCTGGCAATGTGGGTTAAAAGTAGATAAATTTTCTATCTGGTTTGGTCCTGCCTTATGGAAAAAGACCATTGCTGGTGTGGAATATAGGGTGGGTTGTATACCTGCAGGCGGGTTTGTCTCCATTCCACAAATGGCTTCCGTGGAGTCGACCAGAGAAAAGCCAGGTAACTTTCTTCCAATAGTTTCTCCATGGGGAAAAATCCTTGTCGCGCTCTCTGGCCCTCTTTTCAGTCTACTATTGGCGCTTGTCTTTGCAGTTTTAGTTTGGATATTAGGGAGGCCAGTAAGTGAACCTGAGACTACGACGGTTATAGGTTATGTGGATCCTGGTGGACCAGCCGCCAGCGCGGGCATCCGCGTAGGGGACAAAATTCTCGCTGTGGATGGACACCCTGTCAGCCGTTTTGCTGGCGCAGGGCAAGTTAGTGACACCATAGTGTGGAACGTAGCGAGGAGCGAAAAGCCTGCTGTTCAAATTTCTTTAGACCGTGGTGGAGAGCGGATTTCTCTTGAAGTTACGCCTATAGTTCCTCGAACAAATAGCCTGGAGAGAAAGGCTCTCCGTCAGATCGGGATTGCCCCTGCTCAGCTTCCCATCATTGCCAATATTTTCGAGAACAGTCCTGCTTGGCTAGCAGGCTTACGGAAAAGAGACGCCATCGTAGCCGCTGACAACCGGACGGTCTACAGTGTTATGGAACTTACCGAGATTATAAAGGGCCACGGCATACAACCGATAGAATTAACAGTCCAGCGCTCCGAACACACCCTTCGGATAGCCATTATCCCATGTATACTTCAAGGAAGAAAGTCACCATATCTTGGAATTCTTTGGGATAACCGAGGTAGGATGAACACATCCCACCCCACCCCTATTGACCAAGTGATTGCAGGGGCACAAACCATCTGGGAGACTATAGTAGCAATTACTTCCAAAAAATCGGAAATTAAAATGCAACATCTAAGTGGATTTGTCGGTATTATGCACCTGTACTACCTGAGTTTTGTGGCCCCAGAGGGTTGGAAGATGGCACTATGGTTCAGTGTGGCACTTAACGTAAACGTAGCCATTCTCAATCTACTTCCTATTCCCCCCCTGGATGGGGGGCATATTCTGCTTTCTTTGTTTGAGGGGATCTGCCGCAGGCCTATTCAGAAAAGTGCTCTGGAAAAGGTGCAGG